A stretch of DNA from Candidatus Alcyoniella australis:
CGCATCAGACCCCTGAAACACGAGAATCCCAATGCTGCGGTCGACGAGCTGATCGAGCGCGGCGCAGCAGGAATTAAACTCCATTTCGGCTCCAAACCACCGTCGAGCAGCAGGCCCAAGGCAGCTGACGAGCCATACATGGCGCTTTATAAACACTGTGAGATCAACGACATACTATTGATGATCCACCTGGAGGAGCAGGCCCAGCCCGGTCAGATCGAGGCGATTGCCGCGGCCTGTCCCAACCTGCGGCTGATCATCTGCCATCTGGGACATGCGCCGCAGAACCCGGAACTATGGCACGGCCTGCTCGCGCGCCATCCCAATCTTTACACGGACTTCAGCTTCGGCTTTGAAAAGACCTACGCGGATCGCGCGGTCAAGCTTAGCCAGCACGCCGCGCGCTGGCGCGAGGTGGTCTTGGCCCACCCCGATCAGTTCCTTTATGGGACCGACATGGTGATCGGCCCGCGGGGCGTGCGATCGCGCCAATGGATCGAGGGGCGGTTCCGCGCCTATCGCAACTTATTGGAACTCAGTAAGTTTCACGATACGCTGGTCAGCGAGAAGCGCACCTACGAGCTGGACCTGGTCGGATTGAACCTGCCCCAGGACGTGCTGCGCAAGATCTATTGGGATAATCCGCACAAACTTATCCCCTAGGGCACCTTTGAGGTACCTGCAAAACTCGCGAACGGACCATAATCATTGCCCAACGATGATATCCGCGACGGAAGATTGTGGAGGTTTGCCTAGGGTACGTGCAAAACTCGCGAGCGGACCATAATCATTGTCCAACGATGATATCCGCGACGGAAGATTGTGGAGATTTGCCTGGGGTGCCTGAAAACTCGCATAGTTCGCTGGTCGTAATCCAACGACCCTCTCCGCGACGAAAGATTGGGGAGGTTACCCCTCTGAATCGTCGGTCGGCGACTGCGGCATCTGGAAATCCTCGGGCTTCCAATAATCGAGCATCTCCATCTCGCGGCGCGCCTCGAGGCTGCGCGGGTTGCGATCAAGCGCCTGCGCCATCATCTGGGCCGCGGCCTGGAGCTTGCCCTGGACCTTGAGCATCTTGCCCAGGAACAGGCAGGTCAACTCCGACTTGGGGTTCAGATCGTTGGCCAACGACAGCTCCTGCTTGGCCCGCTTGACCCGCTCTTTCTCCTCGAGACCGCGGTCGTTGAACAACGCCCATCCGAGGTAGGCGTGATACTCGGCCTCGTTGGGGAACAGCTCCAACGCCTTGCCCAGGGCCTCGATCGCCATCCGGAATTCGCCGAGCTTGAGCGCCTCGATCGCGCGTTTGAACGAGCTCTCGGCGACCAGGGTGGCCGCCTGCTTGCGTTTGCTCTCCTGGAGCCGCGCGATCAGCTCGCGGTCGTACTGATCGCGTTGCTTAGGATCGCCCAGCACCAGGAACGCCGCCTCGATGCGCTGGGTAATCGCCTCGATCTTTTCGATCAACTCCGGTTCGGTGATCTTGCCCAGGCGCTTGACGCTGAAGCGGCGCCGCATGCGGCTGTAGCTGCGTTCGATCCTCTCCAGCGTGTCGTTCTGACTTAGGCCGAGCAGTTCGTAATGGTTGACGTGCTCCAGAGTGAGGAACTTGGCGGTAATCGTCTTGGACAGCGTCTGAGCCTCGTCCGTGCGCGCTGCGCCCTTGGGCTCATCCGACGGGGGTTTAATCTCGGTCGCTTCGGCCGGGCCGACGAACCGCTCGTCAGCCGGCGGCTGCTGGTCCGCGGGCTGATCAATATCATGCTGGGCCTTGGCGATCCGTTCGCGAAGCTGCGGGTCCTGTTCCGGCGGCGCGGGTCGTTGCTCGGGCTGATCGCCGTCAGCCGGCTCCTGGGCCGATCTGAACTCGATCGGCGGGTGCTGCTTGGCCTTAAGCCTGATCTTCTCGATCAACGCGGTCGACATGTCCGCGGCGGCGCTGTCGGCCAGGCCGTCGAGGCTGCTGTAGTAGGTGTTCAGCAGCGATTTCGAGGCCGCCTGCTCCAGGCGTTCGAGCTGTTCGCGTCCCTGATCATCGACCGGCTTGAGCACGGCCAGCGAAAGCAACCAGAACATCATCTGCAGGCTGCAGGTCAGCTCCAGCGGACTGGTAAAGACGATCTGCTCGACCGTTCGCGCGCCGTCATACAACTTGACGAACTCGCGCTCGAGTGCGCCCAGCGACAGCGACCCGATCGGTTGCAGCGCGTTCTTGTCGATCTCGAAGCGCGCCGTCTGGACTTTATCGAACAACGCTTTGAGATTAACGGGCTGATAGCTGCGCTCAATCCCCTTGCGGATCAAGCTCGGCGTGTCCAGGGCGAACGCAGTGTAGCGCTCGCGGCTGACCTTGCCCGGCTGCTTGAAGTAGCCGCCGGAGAACCAAGAGAACAGCGACAGCGCCTTTTCCCAGGCCTGAAGCCGCAACGCCTCCATCAACTGCAGCGGAGAAATCACGCCCATCTCGATCAGCGCGCCGCCCTGGCGCGTGGCGTAGGTGTGCATGTTGGCGATGGAGATCAAGCAGTCGCGCTCGGAGATGATCCCCTCGCGTACCAGGATCTGGCCCAGGCTCTCGCTGCGCTCCTGGGAATCAACGTAGACGATGCTGCCGTTGATCCAGATGGTTTTCTTGATCTTCTTGTTGTGGTTGAAGGTCACCTGGCCGTGGAACCCGCTCAGGTAGAGGTCGGAGAACAACTCGGGCATGCCCACGTCCTCGAACAGCCCCTTATCCGGGACCTGCGGCCGTCGCTTTTCGCGCCGTCCGCCGCTGGGCAAAGGAGGATTCCACAGGACGCGGCCCTCGTCCCCGTTGGGACCGATGTGCGTGAAACCGCTCGTGGGCAGGGGTTGCCGATCTCCATCCTGGCGTGTGTGCGCGGGCCCGCAGGTGCGCAAGGCCTCGAGCAACGGGTCGCGTCCATCGAGGATTACTCGTTCGATCTCATGGCTCAGCTCGCGCTGCTTCAGCGGACGGCGCAGCACAATGTCGGCCTGCAACGGCTTGAGCTGCTCGTCGCTGATCTCTTTGGAGGCCAGAATCGCCAGGGGCGCCACCGCTCCCACCGCGTCCTGCCGGATCATCCGGGCCAGCTCCAGCAGCTGGGGCTCACGGGGCAGAGCATCGATCAACACCAAATCCGGCGGCGCCTGGGCGAAGCGTTCCCAGGCCGACGTGTGATCGTGCGCCAAGGTCACCGAATGTCCCATTGAGCCCAGAAACTCGGCAAGCTGCTTCCCGGTCTCTTTGCCAACGGTTACCAGCAGTATCTGTCCGCGAATGCCCACGTTTACACTTCCGGGTTATTGGTAAAAAACAATGTTCTAGATCGCCTTACAAAAGATGAAGATATAGAAGTACAGCCTCGTTCGTCAACGCGGGCGGCTATGAGGCGCAGCAAAACTCGCGGCCGTTCCCGGCTCGTAAAACAACGAGGCTTGCCGCGACGTAAAACAAATCGTAGGCCAACACAGCTTGGAGCTGTAGCAAAACTCGCGGCCGTTCCCGGCTCGTAAAGCAACGAGGCTTGCCGCGACGCAAAATCTTATTTTCCGGCTGGCATACAGATATTACGCTTTGCCGGAGCTAGAATCTGCTATTAGTATTGTGCAATTCAACAACTACTTCTAGGAGGAAGGTATGCAGCGTTCAATTTGGATTATCTGTCTGCTGACCGTTTTGGCGATTGTCATGGGCTCAATGGCCCTGGTCGCCTGCGACAGCGGCGGCGACGACGACGACGATGACGACGACGACGACGACGACGACGATACTGGCGATGACGATATCGAAGACGTGCCCGACGGCGTTAACGATTTCCTGGACAGCGAGGACATTCAGGCCCTGATCGACGCGGGCATGGACGTCTACCCGGGCGATAATCCGCCCACGGTCGATGGAACCTACGCCTTGGATTCGCTGTACATCATCTACGACGACCTGGAACAGTATAACGCGATTGGGTACTACGAGATCACCTTCTCCAACCAGACGGCTGCCGGTGAGATCGAGGTCAACTTCGCGGGCTCGGGCGACACCGGCGGCGGAGTGGGCGCATACATCTCCGGCGACAACGGCTGCTTCACGGTCTACGACGACGTGACCGGCTACACCGAGGCCGACGCTTGCAACTACGAGATGCCGATGCTCTTCTCCGGTTGCCTGGTCACCAGCGGAATCGAGGACTTCGTGCTCGGCCTGATCATGAAGGAGCGCGAGGGCGATTGCTCGTACACCATCGAGGTCGGCCACAAGCGGATCATCGAAGAGACCGACGGCATGGCTTCCGCGATCTAAATCAATTTCCTGACCGACGATTGCAGCCCCACGGAGACCTTCCGTGGGGCTGTTTTTCATGGTGCGCGATCTTCGCTCAGGCGCGCAATGATTGACTTATCTTAAGGAAAACCATACGATTTGTCGGCATTATGCACGGCGAGGGGAGGGCTGATTATCGCCAGGCGTCCACAACAGAAGGTGACCTTCCTGATGCTGCCCGAACAGGCGGGCAGGCCCAGGCGGTTGGCTATTTCACGGCGCGCCCTGCGTGTAATCGGCGTGCTGCTGGGCTGCATCTGCCTGCTCTTGGTCTGGACCCTGATCGACTACGTGGACGTCAAGCTCGATCGGATCCGGCTGATGCGCGAGTTGAGTACCACCACGGTCGAGCGCGACGCGCTGATCGACCACACCGCCTATCAGACCCACCAGATCGACGCGCTGTCCGGCGAGCTCAACTCGCTGGAGACCGAGGTGCGCGAAATGGCGCGGCTCGACGCCTCGATCCGCCAGGTGACCAACCTCAAGCAACCCGACAGCGGCGCGCTGATGACCGGCGGAGTCGGACATCCGGCCAGCGGCGGACCTCAGGCCGCGCAGTCGGCCAACCACGACTTCAACAGCATGCACCTTAAGGTGGACGATCTGCTCGGCGACGCCCGGGCCGTGCGTTCGAGCATGTCCGAGCTCGACGCCTACTTTGCCGACCGTCGCGGCGGCTTCGCCTCGACCCCCTCGATCTGGCCGGTAAAGGGTTGGGTTTCGAGCGAGTTCGGTATTCGCAACGATCCGCTCACCGGCATTTCCTCGATGCACGAGGGCCTGGATATCGCCACGGCCTACGGCACGCCGATTCTCGCGCCGGGCAACGGCGTGGTCTCGTTTGCCGGAGCCTGGGGAGGATACGGCAACACGGTGATGATCAACCACGGCCAGGGAGTCAGCACGCTCTACGGCCACCTCTCGGCGTGCCTGGTGCACAGCGGACAGAAGATCAGGCGCGGCGAGGCTCTGGGATTGATCGGCACCAGCGGACGCTCGACCGGCCCCCATCTGCACTACGAGGTGCAGGTCAACAACGTGCCGGTCAACCCGCGGCTCTATATCCTTCAATAGCTCTATCCGGGGCTAACCCTCGACAACCTCAGTCAGTGCTTTGAATTCCTTGAAGTCCGGATCGACCTTGGCATGCGAGCGGAACGACTCGGAGATCGAGATCGCCTTTTTCAGGCTTTCCTTGATCTCATCGTCGCTGTAGTCGGCACCGCCGTACTCCGGCCTTTTGGCTATATTTTTATAGGCTGCCAGCAGGTAGTGAGCGCGGGCGTTGTTCGGACTGTCCCGGATCAGATTGTGGAACAGATTAATCGAGTCCGACAATGTTTTCTTTGAGTAGGCCTCTAAATTCTTATCGGTCAGCTTGCCGTGTTTCACCAGGAAGGCGATGCGGCGGTAGATCAGCGCCTGGTTGATCAGGGCGTCATCGTTTTTCTCATCCTTCTTTTCCAGGTTTTCATAGGCCTTGATCGCACGGGCCAGGCACTTCTGATATTCGTCCCTCTGCTTTGGATCCAGTTTTTCCCAACCGGTCTTGCCCGTCTCGCCCTCCTGGTTCTTCTCGCGCTTATCGAGCTGGGAGTAAGGAATGATCTGCTCCGCGGCGATCCGGTAGCTCTCGGCCTCGGCCTGTGTGCGCTTGATATCCTGTAGTTCATCGGCCTGGCGTTTAGACTCGGAGGCAATTTTATTGGCATTGGCCGCCTGTACCTCGGCATCGCGGATTCTGTCCATCAGTTTATCGGAAACGACCCGCAGCATTTTGAGCCCGGCGAACCCCGCGGCCACGGACAGGCCGATCACGATCACCAGCGATTCGGGTCTACCTTGGGCGATCCCCTGGAAGTGCTTCCAACCGGTGAACAGCAGGTGCAGCAATCCCAGAGCAGCAAACGCCGCGGCAGTGCCGATCAGCGCATCGCCCAGCAGCCTCCACAAACTCGTGGGGATTTTGTTGCGTAGTTCCCGCCGGTGGTCGCCGATGCCGAACGCCATGCCCCCCAGGGCGCCGAACAGGCCGATGACCACCACAATGAAGATAATCAGTAAGCACTTTTGTAACGGATCCGCATTATCGATCAGTGAAATGAGTTTCTTGACCGATGTCAGCGAGCGCGTCAGTCCGTCGCTGAGACTCCCATGCTCGCTGACTCCTGCCTGCGAAAAGGCTTGATAAGCGCGACCCAATAGACCGTCATTGAACATTAGCCCGCACAACGCGACGCAGACAGCGTTCATTTCCAAAGCTCTCCTATCAGCTTGTCACCAGGAAACGGCCGACAATCAACCGCGCAGGTTCCTATATCATACTAACGCGCGTATGGGTTATCAATCCGCATTATTGAGGAGGGTTGTGCTGCGGCGTTATGCCGCCGGGCGGCGGGGTGAATTTGGTCAGCTCCCAGGTGACCGAGATCAGAAAGTTGAGCTTGACCTTGGCGCGGACAATGCCCAGTTCGGGATTCATCCAGACAATGGATCGCTGGGCAATGCCGCGATGGAATTGCTGGTCCAGCAGCGTGACGTACAGCTCGGGGTAGTCATTGAGCTGCACGTTGCGCTCGATAATGGCGAAGGTGGCCGGACCTTGGCCCAGCAGCTCGCCCGATGGACTCAACGCGCGGCAGGTCTTGCGCACGTCCACCGGGCCGTGGTGCTCGGGATTGACGAAAAACGGAAACGGCGGATCGATGATGATCTCGAACGGCTCGCCGTCCTTGCTGGGGATAAATCCGGCGCGGTCGACCTCGAGGGTCGTGGGCGTGGGCAGCAGGTGGTAGTAGTAGGTGCCGCACTTTTCACTTGTGCGCACGTCCATCTGGATCATCATCATGCCGCGCGGCTCGATGTAGCGCGAGCCCGAGCCGACCTTGCCAACGGCCGGAACCAGCACGTCGTAGTCCCAGCGCGCGCCGACCTTGAACGGATAGGGCAGCGGATCGTCGTCTGCGGCCACGTAAGGCGCGCAGAGCAGCAGGGCTGCCAAGGCCAACAGCAGCACGATCGGTGGGCGGCTTTGCCGCATGATCAGCGCGCTTTAGTACTGACGCTGATTGTCGTGCAATCGGAGTAGGTCACGCACACGTCGATGTTCCCCGCGTGGATGCCTTTGGCATCGGCCACGATCTCGAAGGCGACGCTGAGCTTGGCGCCGGCGGGGATGGTCTGCTTCATCGTGTAGCTCATGCTGTTGTCGACCGGAATGTGGAACGGCTCCTGCAAACTCGGCGGATTGGTGCTGATGATTCGCATGTTGGCCAGCAGCTCGTCGTGCACGTCGATCGAATCGATGAAGATCGGCCGGTCGCCGGTGTTGGCCAGCGACAGCACCAGCTCGCTGGTCCGGCCCACCTTGATCTTTGACGGGATGCTGGAGGTCACGTTGAGCAGATCCAGATCGGCCGCGTTGTGACGTTCGTCGCCGCTTGAGCTTTCTTCACCGAACAGGCCCGAGATATCCAGCTCGGTATACTCGCCGCTGGGCAGGGTCACGTCCGGCGGAACCACGCCGGTGATCACCGTGGTGATCGGCACCGGCTGGCACTCCACGGCGGTGGTGCATACGTCGAGGTTGCCGGTGAACGTGCCGGCCTGGGCGCCGATTACGCGGAACGTGACCGACAGCGTTCCGTTGGCCGGGATCTCGCGCTTGAGTGTGAAGCTCACGCTGTTGTCGATGGGGATGTGGAACAGCTCCTGGATGCTCTCCGGATCGGAACTGACGATGCGCACCCCGGCCAACCATTCGTCGTGCACGTCGATGCTGTCCAATGTCAACGGCTGATCGCCGGAATTGCCGGCGTTGACGATCACATCGAACTCCTTACCGGCCTCGACCTGCGACGGCGCCTCGATGGTCACGGTCAGCAGGCTCAGATCGCTGGACTGGGCCACGACGGCCGCCGGCACCAGCAGCAAGCTCAGGGCCGCGACCAAAATTGCGAAACGATGCGGCTGCATTTCAGCTCCTTTATGCGTAAATTAAGATGAGCATAGCGTGTAGTATTCGTTCGATTTCGTCAACGACGGCTTTGCCTTGCTTTGACGCAGACAAGACAACGGCCGTACCGGTATATGCCGACACGGCCGTTTCGATCGTAGCTTATCCGCTAAGCGTCGTTATTTAACGTTGACGCTCACCGGGATGTACTTGCAGTCGGCGTAGGTCACGCAGATGTCGACGTTGCCCGAGGCTGTGCCGGTCTTGGTCCCCTCACAGGTGAAGACCACCAGCAGGGTGCCCTTGGCCGGGATCGTCTGGCGCATGGTGTAGCTCATGCTGTTGTCGATCGGAATATGGAACGGCTCCTCCAGCGAGGGGGGATTGACGGCCTTGATGCGGATGCCCGCCAGCAGCTCGTCGTGCACGTCCATCGAGCCGACGAAGATCGGACGGTTGGCGCTGTTGCTTAAGGTGAGCTTGATTTCGAACGTCTCGCCGACTCCCACCACGGATTTAGACACGGCGGTGCCCACCGAGAGGAAGTTCACGTCTGCCGGATTATGCTGTTCGGGTTGCGCAACGGCGGGCGATGCGCCCAGTACAAGAGCCAGGGCGGCGACCAAGGCCACTATTAAGGTTCCGCGTCTGAACATGACTGCTCCTTCATAGCTATGTTGGGAGACTAGGTTCACAGATATTATCATCGGATTCAAGGAAAATAAAAATCGCCTTTAAAACGTAACGGTCTCTCGACGCAGTGCGTTGACAGAACGACTAAGGCCTCGCTAATATCAACGGCTATTTGCGAGGAGAGGAGGTTGGATGACAAACAGAGTACCCTTCGACGGCTTGATCGATCTGGGAGAGGTTCACTGGAATCTGTCGGTCCCCGTGCTCTACGAGCACTGCGTCAAACGCGGCGAGGGCCAGGTCTGCCAGGACGGCCCGCTGCTGGTGATGACCGGCCAGTACACCGGTCGCTCTCCTAAAGATAAATATTTCGTCCGTAATGC
This window harbors:
- a CDS encoding amidohydrolase family protein — its product is MVALLPAVAALLLCGCRASEQQPSDLRYAGPIVDTHDHLQGLEFLQDTFNAMDAHQIRSIWLMGRGESRYRNSDTPGLATLEGNNDLILSLARKYPERIKAFPRIRPLKHENPNAAVDELIERGAAGIKLHFGSKPPSSSRPKAADEPYMALYKHCEINDILLMIHLEEQAQPGQIEAIAAACPNLRLIICHLGHAPQNPELWHGLLARHPNLYTDFSFGFEKTYADRAVKLSQHAARWREVVLAHPDQFLYGTDMVIGPRGVRSRQWIEGRFRAYRNLLELSKFHDTLVSEKRTYELDLVGLNLPQDVLRKIYWDNPHKLIP
- a CDS encoding M23 family metallopeptidase produces the protein MTFLMLPEQAGRPRRLAISRRALRVIGVLLGCICLLLVWTLIDYVDVKLDRIRLMRELSTTTVERDALIDHTAYQTHQIDALSGELNSLETEVREMARLDASIRQVTNLKQPDSGALMTGGVGHPASGGPQAAQSANHDFNSMHLKVDDLLGDARAVRSSMSELDAYFADRRGGFASTPSIWPVKGWVSSEFGIRNDPLTGISSMHEGLDIATAYGTPILAPGNGVVSFAGAWGGYGNTVMINHGQGVSTLYGHLSACLVHSGQKIRRGEALGLIGTSGRSTGPHLHYEVQVNNVPVNPRLYILQ